The following coding sequences are from one Manduca sexta isolate Smith_Timp_Sample1 chromosome 7, JHU_Msex_v1.0, whole genome shotgun sequence window:
- the LOC119188601 gene encoding putative nuclease HARBI1, which translates to MFLFIDFKIIRLRFSFFQEPIYIPINQLLTTLRFYATNNTQLATGDFSGFSVSTAHRIHRVSAAIASLHQEYVKFPTKRQEIQQEQSNFYQIAKFPRAIGAMDCTHVRITSPGGDQAEIFRNRKGYFCINVQTICNANMEITDIVARWPRSCHDSTIFNNCYRKAIFYVRHNGDALLLVDYGYASTSYTMPPLENPKTPLEHLYNESQIRSRNPIERSYGIWKRRYTSELPQNCLPVIVATAVLHNILIKANENLPQDDPHLELPAP; encoded by the exons ATGTTTTTGttcatagattttaaaataatacgattACGTTTTTCGTTCTTTCAGGAACCAATCTATATCCCCATCAACCAGCTTTTGACCACCCTAAGATTCTATGCAACCAACAACACACAATTAGCCACTGGTGATTTCAGTGGATTTAGTGTATCAACAGCACATAGAATACACCGAGTTAGTGCAGCTATAGCATCGTTACATCAAGAATATGTAAAATTTCCTACTAAGAGGCAGGAAATACAGCAAGAACAAAGTAACTTTTATCAAATAGCTAAGTTTCCTAGAGCAATAGGAGCAATGGATTGCACCCATGTTAGGATAACATCTCCAGGTGGAGATCAGGCTGAAATTTTCAGAAATAGAAagggatatttttgtattaacgtCCAGACTATTTGCAATGCAAATATGGAGATTACTGATATTGTTGCAAGATGGCCAAGGTCATGTCACGACAgcactatttttaataattgctatCGAAAAGCCATCTTTTATGTTAGACATAATGGTGATGCGTTATTACTTGTTGATTATGGATATGCTTCCACATCCTATACAATGCCTCCACTAGAAAATCCAAAGACTCCATTAGAACATCTATACAATGAGTCACAAATTAGATCAAGGAATCCTATTGAAAGGTCTTATGGAATTTGGAAACGGAGATACACGTCGGAACTA CCTCAAAATTGTTTGCCTGTCATTGTGGCCACTGCAgttttacacaatatattaataaaggcAAATGAAAATTTACCACAAGATGATCCCCATCTAGAACTTCCTGCACCATAA